Proteins encoded together in one Chitinophaga sp. LS1 window:
- a CDS encoding cupin domain-containing protein — protein MEPTLISPQSGKTLSIMGGSYRIVISSKDTNHEYAVIEMVVPPGGGPNPHAHKDFHESFHVLEGEVEFTTANGTVTAATGTTIVIPKGGAVHNFKNKSDKLARLWCTVVPGGLDEFFEEAEATHGDISKLEAISNKYGQVLLPPDYWEK, from the coding sequence ATGGAACCTACACTCATCTCCCCCCAATCCGGCAAAACGCTCTCCATCATGGGCGGTAGCTACCGTATCGTTATCTCCAGCAAGGATACCAACCATGAATATGCAGTCATAGAAATGGTCGTTCCTCCCGGTGGAGGCCCTAACCCACATGCGCATAAAGACTTCCATGAATCATTCCATGTACTGGAAGGAGAAGTCGAATTTACCACTGCAAATGGCACTGTGACCGCTGCTACAGGAACCACAATCGTCATTCCCAAAGGCGGAGCAGTACATAACTTTAAAAACAAATCGGATAAATTAGCCCGCCTCTGGTGCACAGTCGTTCCCGGCGGATTGGATGAGTTTTTTGAAGAAGCGGAGGCCACCCACGGAGATATCAGCAAACTGGAAGCCATTTCGAATAAATATGGGCAAGTGCTGCTGCCGCCGGATTATTGGGAAAAATAG
- a CDS encoding NAD(P)/FAD-dependent oxidoreductase, translating into MGDAAFAYDPVSSHGIISAMESGYYAGHAIADHLNVNPDALNAYDYVISQAFSVYMDMHAAHYAMEGRWRDRTFWARRG; encoded by the coding sequence GTGGGTGATGCCGCGTTTGCGTATGACCCGGTTTCTTCGCATGGCATTATTTCAGCGATGGAAAGCGGATATTATGCCGGACATGCAATTGCAGATCATTTGAATGTTAATCCTGATGCATTGAATGCGTACGATTATGTGATCAGTCAGGCTTTTTCAGTGTATATGGACATGCATGCTGCCCACTATGCGATGGAAGGCCGTTGGCGTGATCGTACATTTTGGGCAAGGAGAGGGTAG
- a CDS encoding sigma 54-interacting transcriptional regulator — translation MSNFLGAGHYKIRPRFIRVPPVLILGETGTGKEKIASSIHNLSLRKGKPFIKLNCAALPASLIESELFGHEKGAFTGAHEKRTGIFERADTGTLFLEQQKKKHTEESVIKTIAENERDYIITILKKCNGRIWGPGAAAEILNLPPSTLKSKMKKLGIKKEYMQ, via the coding sequence GTGTCTAACTTTTTGGGGGCAGGCCATTATAAGATACGGCCTCGTTTTATTCGGGTACCTCCCGTATTAATATTAGGCGAAACCGGCACTGGCAAAGAAAAGATTGCCAGTAGCATCCATAACCTATCTCTCCGGAAAGGAAAGCCATTTATAAAACTCAACTGCGCTGCATTACCGGCATCCCTGATCGAATCAGAATTATTCGGTCACGAAAAAGGTGCATTTACCGGCGCCCATGAAAAGAGAACCGGCATTTTTGAAAGAGCTGACACCGGTACCCTCTTCCTTGAACAACAGAAAAAAAAACACACGGAAGAATCAGTGATAAAAACCATCGCCGAAAATGAAAGGGATTATATCATCACCATATTAAAAAAATGCAATGGCAGAATATGGGGCCCGGGTGCTGCTGCCGAAATACTCAATCTGCCACCATCTACATTAAAATCAAAAATGAAAAAACTGGGCATAAAAAAAGAATACATGCAATAA
- a CDS encoding transposase yields MKYSIKEKLKAVKSVLSGKETTLSAGRKLDAGEKTVRRWVNHYRERGVTGLKLHNGSYDGNFKVRVVQYMLKNHLSCMQTAIQFGIPGDGTISKWLSRYEALGAEGLFKDGRGRKRSIMAKKTKKVNKKITGSVEDRLAALQAENEYLRAENAFLKKLDALIQEDQSAQNKRQKPSES; encoded by the coding sequence ATGAAGTACAGTATTAAAGAAAAACTGAAAGCAGTAAAAAGTGTGCTTTCAGGAAAAGAGACCACCTTATCAGCAGGTCGCAAGCTAGACGCAGGCGAAAAAACGGTTCGGCGATGGGTTAATCACTACAGAGAACGTGGTGTTACCGGTTTAAAGCTTCATAACGGCAGTTATGATGGGAACTTTAAAGTCCGGGTTGTTCAGTATATGTTGAAAAACCATTTATCTTGCATGCAGACTGCCATACAGTTTGGTATACCAGGTGATGGTACAATTTCAAAATGGTTAAGCAGATACGAAGCACTAGGAGCTGAAGGCTTATTCAAAGATGGTAGAGGAAGAAAGCGATCAATAATGGCAAAGAAAACCAAAAAGGTCAATAAGAAAATAACTGGATCTGTAGAAGATCGCCTCGCAGCACTGCAAGCGGAGAATGAATATTTGCGCGCAGAAAATGCATTTTTAAAAAAGTTGGACGCCTTAATTCAGGAAGATCAATCCGCCCAAAACAAGCGGCAAAAGCCATCAGAGAGTTAA
- a CDS encoding IS3 family transposase, with protein MKIMKMCGLKSLIRRKKYKSYKGQQGKIASNLLNRNFKASRPYKKLVTDVTEFAVDGAKLYLSPIMDLYNGEIISYNLSERPDFAQIMDMLHKAFVRIPEKARPILHSDQGWQYQMRLYQGYLKGKKVKISMSRKGNCLDNAAMESFFSILKSELFYTRKFDSISTLKREIIKFIDYYNNDRIKLKLNGLSPVNYRTQAA; from the coding sequence TTGAAGATTATGAAAATGTGCGGACTTAAAAGTCTCATAAGAAGGAAAAAATATAAATCGTACAAAGGACAACAGGGGAAAATAGCCAGCAATCTGCTCAATCGAAATTTTAAAGCATCCAGGCCCTACAAGAAGCTAGTAACCGATGTAACAGAATTTGCGGTAGATGGAGCTAAACTTTACCTTTCCCCCATTATGGATCTATATAATGGTGAAATTATAAGCTATAATCTCTCTGAGCGGCCAGATTTTGCACAAATAATGGATATGCTTCACAAAGCATTTGTTAGGATCCCTGAGAAGGCCAGGCCAATTTTACACTCAGATCAGGGATGGCAGTATCAAATGAGGCTTTACCAGGGCTACCTTAAAGGTAAAAAAGTAAAAATAAGTATGTCCAGAAAGGGCAACTGCCTGGATAACGCAGCAATGGAGAGTTTCTTTAGTATATTGAAATCAGAATTATTCTACACGAGAAAGTTTGATTCAATATCAACACTGAAACGAGAAATAATAAAGTTTATAGACTATTATAATAATGACAGAATCAAATTAAAACTAAACGGCTTGAGTCCTGTCAACTACCGAACTCAAGCCGCTTAA
- a CDS encoding ABC transporter permease, whose translation MLTSYLRIAWRNLRKNTLFAVINIVGLAVGLLCAMLIIFHVKEELRYDKGYSKADRLFRLTMEGLGEDTRQWAATAPTIGLQMAEDIPEIETVTRFYRPYPSQILSYANNKRFEEKGGFFADASVTSTFDLHFVEGDAATALTATDAIVITEEMAHRYFGQEDPLGKVIMDEVGQLPLKVTGVVSKPAFPTHLRFDYLLSMNTIHHYIDQHSLERRTWNAFYTYVLLNDRKSLSSVNAKLPHFMVQYYMGGGETEQEVRAGRKLHLFPITDIHLYSNMEKELSPNGSITYVYIFSIAALFILLIAAVNFINISTAQAFHRMKEIGLRKVIGASRAQLLRQFIGESFIVTLAAALLAVLLFAIVLPFYNNLSGKQLRIEQLFTLFNMGIILLLVVVIGLLASAYPAWFVTGFKPVPALKGKRDVASPVYSVRKGLIIFQFAISVFMIFSAVVMYRQMQLFHNKQLGFDKEQQIAMTMYGNMWEQAGALVQDVQHYSGIANYAMVSTLPGERFSIQTFYPLSAPKEAEQPSIRAMWANETLLATLNIPLLAGRDFSDSKNHEFILNEAAVKNLGFKDPIGKAYVLDGDTGNVVGIIKDFNFASLHAAIEPLVIAYKPFINNYLIVKTRPGQTTQTLRFLESRIRTLSPAAVFTYTFVDDKLNQLYFSEERMMQLFKVFSFFAIFASCLGLFGVSAYASQLRIKEVGVRKVLGASVYNVTMLLSGNFMRLVLIATLLSLPLAWWTMNRWLNGFAYRVDIDVWVFVLSGILAMVVAMVTVGGQAMKAALMDPVRSLKME comes from the coding sequence ATGCTTACAAGTTATCTCAGGATTGCCTGGCGCAATCTTCGGAAAAATACGCTTTTCGCTGTCATCAACATCGTAGGATTGGCAGTAGGCTTACTATGTGCCATGTTGATCATTTTCCATGTAAAGGAGGAGCTGCGTTATGATAAAGGATATTCTAAAGCAGACCGGCTTTTCAGGTTAACGATGGAGGGATTGGGAGAAGATACCCGGCAGTGGGCGGCTACTGCGCCTACCATCGGTTTGCAGATGGCGGAGGATATTCCGGAGATAGAAACGGTTACCCGTTTTTACCGTCCTTACCCCAGCCAGATCCTCAGTTATGCAAACAATAAGCGGTTTGAGGAAAAAGGTGGTTTCTTTGCAGACGCCAGTGTTACAAGTACTTTTGACCTTCACTTCGTGGAAGGGGATGCAGCTACTGCGCTTACAGCAACAGATGCTATCGTGATCACCGAAGAAATGGCGCACAGGTATTTTGGTCAGGAAGATCCACTAGGCAAAGTGATCATGGATGAGGTGGGGCAATTGCCGCTAAAGGTAACGGGGGTGGTAAGCAAACCTGCTTTTCCTACCCATTTAAGGTTTGACTATTTGTTGTCAATGAACACCATTCACCATTACATAGACCAGCATTCGCTGGAAAGACGTACCTGGAATGCTTTTTATACCTATGTATTGCTGAACGATCGTAAATCGCTAAGTAGTGTAAATGCAAAACTACCCCATTTTATGGTGCAGTATTATATGGGTGGTGGCGAAACGGAACAGGAGGTGCGGGCCGGCCGAAAGCTCCATCTCTTCCCTATTACCGATATACATCTGTACTCTAATATGGAGAAAGAGCTTAGTCCTAACGGCAGTATTACCTATGTTTATATTTTTTCTATAGCTGCGTTGTTTATATTGTTGATAGCGGCGGTGAACTTTATAAATATCTCCACGGCGCAGGCATTTCACCGGATGAAGGAAATTGGGTTGCGGAAGGTGATTGGGGCTTCACGGGCACAGTTGCTGCGGCAGTTTATTGGCGAATCATTTATTGTGACGCTGGCAGCTGCTTTATTGGCGGTGTTATTATTTGCTATTGTCCTGCCTTTCTATAACAACTTAAGTGGAAAGCAACTGCGTATTGAGCAGCTATTTACGCTCTTTAATATGGGGATTATATTGCTGTTGGTAGTGGTGATAGGTTTATTGGCCAGTGCATATCCTGCGTGGTTTGTAACGGGTTTTAAACCAGTGCCGGCCCTGAAGGGAAAACGTGATGTCGCCTCGCCTGTGTATTCAGTGAGGAAGGGGTTGATCATTTTTCAATTTGCGATTTCTGTGTTCATGATTTTTAGTGCAGTGGTGATGTACAGACAGATGCAGCTTTTTCACAATAAACAACTGGGTTTTGATAAGGAACAGCAAATAGCCATGACTATGTATGGTAATATGTGGGAACAGGCAGGGGCATTGGTGCAGGATGTACAGCATTACTCCGGTATCGCTAATTATGCAATGGTTTCTACGCTGCCGGGAGAGCGGTTTTCGATACAGACTTTTTATCCTTTAAGTGCGCCTAAGGAGGCAGAGCAACCTTCAATCCGTGCGATGTGGGCAAATGAAACTTTGCTGGCGACACTGAATATACCATTATTAGCCGGCAGGGATTTTTCAGATAGTAAAAACCATGAGTTTATTCTTAATGAAGCTGCTGTGAAGAACCTGGGATTTAAAGATCCTATAGGCAAAGCTTATGTGCTGGATGGAGATACTGGTAATGTAGTGGGGATTATAAAGGATTTCAACTTTGCTTCGCTACATGCAGCAATAGAACCGTTGGTGATAGCGTATAAGCCTTTCATTAATAATTATCTGATCGTAAAGACAAGGCCTGGGCAAACAACGCAGACGTTACGTTTTTTGGAGTCGAGAATAAGGACGTTGTCGCCTGCGGCGGTATTTACTTATACATTTGTAGATGATAAGCTGAATCAGTTGTATTTTTCGGAGGAGCGGATGATGCAGTTATTCAAGGTATTTTCTTTCTTTGCGATCTTTGCATCCTGTTTGGGATTGTTTGGTGTATCTGCTTATGCGTCACAATTGCGGATTAAAGAAGTAGGAGTACGAAAGGTGTTGGGTGCGTCTGTCTATAATGTGACCATGCTGCTATCTGGCAACTTTATGAGGTTGGTGCTGATTGCGACATTGCTTTCGTTGCCGTTGGCATGGTGGACGATGAACAGATGGCTGAATGGGTTTGCTTATAGGGTAGATATTGATGTATGGGTGTTTGTTTTGTCAGGGATATTGGCGATGGTGGTGGCGATGGTGACGGTGGGAGGGCAGGCGATGAAAGCGGCATTGATGGATCCGGTGCGGAGTTTGAAGATGGAGTGA
- a CDS encoding 4'-phosphopantetheinyl transferase family protein — MVVLYAFIEEERHSYLLNKYAGRFNEELNTRIQKYRRWQDAQLSLLGRVLLTYGLKHYFDLHEFEIGRTSDHKPFLVNEDTCFNISHAGNLVICCIDKFPMGIDVEYSDPATNYMDFRSQMTQGEFDRIHHSEDKISSFFTYWVEKEAVIKAHGKGLFIPLQSFEVLHDQTIVEKEKFYLKKITIHDEYQCCIASGRDIRQQEIYIEKINLAQL, encoded by the coding sequence ATGGTAGTTTTATATGCTTTCATAGAAGAGGAAAGGCACTCCTATTTATTAAATAAGTATGCCGGAAGGTTCAATGAAGAGTTGAATACAAGGATACAGAAATACAGGAGATGGCAGGATGCCCAGCTTTCTTTGCTGGGACGGGTACTTTTGACATATGGATTGAAACATTATTTCGATCTGCATGAATTTGAAATTGGTCGTACTTCGGATCATAAGCCGTTTTTGGTAAATGAGGATACCTGTTTTAATATATCTCATGCTGGTAACCTGGTAATTTGTTGTATTGATAAATTTCCTATGGGTATTGATGTAGAATATTCAGATCCTGCCACAAATTACATGGACTTCAGGTCACAGATGACGCAAGGTGAATTTGACAGAATACATCATTCGGAAGATAAGATCAGTAGTTTTTTTACATATTGGGTGGAAAAAGAAGCGGTGATCAAAGCGCATGGAAAGGGATTGTTCATTCCATTACAATCCTTTGAAGTGTTGCACGATCAAACCATTGTTGAGAAGGAGAAATTCTATCTGAAAAAAATTACCATACATGACGAATATCAATGTTGCATCGCTTCAGGCAGAGATATCAGGCAACAGGAAATTTATATAGAAAAAATTAATTTGGCTCAATTATAA
- a CDS encoding nucleoside phosphorylase, with the protein MENNRIAESELILNSRGAVYHLDVRPEELADTIITVGDPDRVEVVSKHFDKIEVSRQHREFVTHTGYIGKKRISVVSTGIGTDNIDIVLNELDALVNIDFASRTVKSELTALKVIRLGTSGSLQASVPVDSFVVSSHGLGLDNLLPWYLFENTDAEKGLLAAFGKQVAILPGSANPTLFSASEALASQFKDGYHAGITITCPGFYAPQGRALRGKLSHPDLLDQLTAFKEGEYFISNFEMETSGIYGMGRILGHDCLSISAIVANRVKKEFSKDGGAAVETLIQKSLGIIEKL; encoded by the coding sequence ATGGAAAATAATAGAATTGCCGAATCAGAACTGATCCTCAATAGCCGTGGAGCCGTGTATCATCTTGATGTGAGACCAGAGGAATTAGCCGATACCATCATCACCGTCGGCGACCCGGACAGGGTTGAAGTAGTAAGCAAACACTTTGACAAAATAGAGGTGAGCCGTCAGCACCGGGAGTTTGTTACCCATACCGGTTACATCGGTAAAAAAAGAATTTCTGTGGTATCTACAGGTATCGGTACCGATAATATCGATATCGTACTGAACGAACTGGATGCCCTCGTAAATATAGATTTTGCCTCCAGAACGGTAAAAAGTGAGCTGACCGCCCTGAAAGTGATCCGGTTGGGTACCTCCGGATCCCTGCAGGCAAGTGTGCCCGTGGATAGCTTTGTGGTATCTTCTCATGGGCTGGGTTTGGATAACCTCCTGCCCTGGTACCTGTTTGAGAATACTGACGCGGAAAAGGGCCTTTTAGCCGCTTTTGGCAAACAAGTGGCTATACTGCCCGGAAGCGCCAATCCAACGCTTTTTAGCGCTTCTGAGGCCCTTGCATCTCAATTTAAAGATGGGTACCATGCCGGGATCACTATTACCTGCCCGGGATTTTATGCGCCACAGGGTCGTGCATTAAGAGGTAAACTCTCCCATCCTGACCTGCTGGACCAGCTGACAGCCTTTAAAGAAGGAGAATATTTCATTTCTAACTTCGAAATGGAAACATCCGGCATCTATGGAATGGGTAGAATCTTAGGACATGATTGCCTGTCTATCAGTGCAATCGTGGCAAACAGAGTGAAGAAGGAGTTTTCTAAAGATGGCGGTGCTGCTGTGGAAACGTTGATCCAAAAATCTTTGGGTATCATCGAAAAGTTATAA
- a CDS encoding RNA polymerase sigma factor, with protein sequence MTHIEEQEYIRRIQDGDSKAYAFLVDKYKNMAYTISLKMIQDPAEAEDAAQESFIKAYEAIRSFKGGAKFSTWLYTIVYRTCLAHIRQRKTIPVSKQPPDEYYNRFDDQPHKLEKMQQEEKSKYINRAINELPANEAILITLYYMNENSIKEINEITGQSTANIKVQLFRARKKLEQKLSGLI encoded by the coding sequence ATGACTCATATAGAAGAGCAGGAATATATCCGGAGAATACAAGATGGCGATTCTAAGGCATATGCTTTTCTCGTAGATAAGTACAAAAATATGGCTTATACCATTTCTCTAAAAATGATCCAGGATCCTGCCGAGGCAGAAGATGCCGCCCAGGAAAGCTTCATAAAAGCTTATGAAGCCATCAGATCGTTCAAGGGAGGTGCCAAATTCTCCACCTGGCTTTATACAATTGTATATAGAACCTGTTTAGCCCACATCAGACAAAGAAAAACAATACCGGTTAGCAAACAGCCTCCTGATGAATATTACAACCGATTTGACGATCAGCCGCATAAACTGGAAAAAATGCAACAGGAGGAAAAATCAAAATACATTAACAGGGCAATTAATGAACTTCCAGCCAATGAAGCTATATTGATCACACTGTATTATATGAACGAAAACTCCATCAAAGAGATTAATGAAATTACCGGGCAGTCAACAGCCAATATCAAAGTACAGTTATTCCGTGCCAGGAAAAAACTAGAACAAAAATTATCCGGTTTAATTTAA
- a CDS encoding DUF6249 domain-containing protein, translating to MDEITRDCLVSIAAFAAIFGIAYIYLVSRHRERITMLERGVDPKSFQKEEQPLKYGMMSIGIAIGTVAGGILKMNGVERNTSYISMIFLFSGISLVIYHLLTRTRK from the coding sequence ATGGACGAAATTACAAGAGATTGCCTCGTTTCTATAGCAGCCTTTGCCGCAATATTCGGAATAGCTTACATATACCTTGTTTCCCGCCACCGGGAACGTATTACTATGTTGGAAAGGGGAGTAGATCCTAAATCTTTTCAAAAGGAGGAACAACCCCTGAAATACGGCATGATGTCAATTGGGATAGCAATAGGTACAGTGGCCGGTGGAATTTTAAAGATGAATGGTGTGGAGAGAAACACCAGTTATATTTCAATGATATTTTTATTTAGTGGGATCAGTTTAGTGATTTACCATCTACTTACCAGAACAAGGAAGTAA
- a CDS encoding outer membrane beta-barrel family protein has translation MLAQNTPGQGGVKGIVVDANNHAGAAFVAVRVKQADGTVVKVGVSGPDGKFLIKGINRTGNYAVTFSAMNYQAKSVDFQFKDSSVAEVVMDTVYLEPQHVQLKEVGIVADKPIVKQKSGMISYDMQADPDSKSSNVLMMVRKIPYLSLDANENITLKGNSDFKVLINGKSSGMFEHDLKNILKTMPASSIARIDVYTIPPARFDAEGAGGIINIVTIPKVKDEYKGTISISDKGPVGGPGAGGSFTLKKDKFGFSTFMGGNFFNNPITDNVTERTTLVETPTILTQSSKEKGNGRTGYVGVELSYEIDSVKLVTGKFNINGNHQENNKYIESRQTTGGAPSQEYNLANSVNNSSNGMDAGIDYQISGRKNEGSRLTFSYKYSTASGYPENSGDISDTLNFNMADYMQKNDQQTREHTAQVDYVYPKNNLTIEAGVKGIFRDYKSEYKYYAYDESSKGFELQADLSDLFNYNQTVLAAYNSYIYNVKSWNFQGGFRVEKTNIDANFLGGTKKVKQDYVSFFPNVSINKGFKNNHSLNVGFTQRMKRPGMNRLNPFVDRQDPGFVFTGNPGLKPVIVNSVSVGYNIPGKINFTGGADYTWLRKVDLPITTYDSLTNITTSTFANTGNIKGLSAFVYAAYNVTGHFSTSVNGDVIYFWIDGLENGTIIKNELLTYAVNLTLSYSFKHRWRARADGNLLSKNPTGFQGTSNGLLATSFGLSKDLLHGKLTIDAGINNPFNKYRQSRTYTTGTNFYQTSNNRVYYRLVMLTVNYNFGKMTGNIKKSKTTIRNNDLSNGKGM, from the coding sequence ATGCTTGCGCAGAATACGCCAGGGCAGGGTGGTGTAAAGGGAATAGTCGTGGATGCAAATAATCACGCCGGTGCTGCATTTGTTGCTGTAAGAGTAAAGCAGGCAGATGGCACAGTGGTAAAAGTAGGTGTATCTGGGCCTGATGGAAAATTCCTGATTAAGGGTATAAATAGAACAGGTAATTATGCGGTTACATTCTCTGCCATGAACTACCAGGCGAAGTCTGTTGACTTCCAGTTTAAAGATAGCAGTGTAGCAGAGGTAGTGATGGATACTGTTTATTTGGAACCGCAGCATGTGCAGTTGAAAGAAGTGGGTATCGTAGCAGACAAGCCGATTGTGAAACAAAAATCGGGCATGATCTCCTACGATATGCAGGCGGATCCTGACAGTAAATCCAGCAACGTGCTAATGATGGTAAGGAAGATCCCTTATCTCTCGCTGGATGCGAATGAAAATATCACGTTGAAAGGTAATTCTGATTTCAAGGTATTGATCAATGGAAAGTCTTCAGGTATGTTTGAGCATGATCTGAAGAATATATTGAAGACGATGCCTGCTTCCTCCATTGCACGTATCGATGTATATACAATCCCTCCGGCACGTTTTGATGCGGAAGGTGCCGGTGGTATAATTAATATTGTCACTATACCTAAAGTGAAAGATGAATACAAGGGAACTATCAGTATTTCAGATAAAGGACCTGTAGGAGGGCCTGGTGCTGGAGGATCGTTTACCCTGAAGAAGGATAAATTTGGCTTTTCAACTTTTATGGGTGGCAACTTTTTTAATAACCCTATAACAGATAATGTAACAGAGAGGACCACACTGGTAGAAACGCCTACGATTCTGACACAAAGCAGCAAAGAAAAGGGGAATGGCCGGACTGGTTACGTAGGAGTTGAATTGAGCTACGAAATTGATAGTGTGAAACTGGTGACTGGTAAATTTAATATCAATGGTAATCACCAGGAGAATAATAAGTATATTGAATCAAGACAAACGACTGGAGGTGCTCCTTCACAGGAATATAACCTGGCCAATTCTGTAAATAATTCCAGTAATGGGATGGACGCTGGTATTGACTATCAGATCAGTGGTAGAAAAAACGAAGGCAGCAGGTTGACCTTTTCTTACAAGTACAGTACCGCCAGCGGTTATCCGGAAAATAGCGGAGATATAAGTGACACGCTTAACTTCAATATGGCCGATTATATGCAGAAGAATGATCAGCAAACAAGGGAGCATACAGCACAGGTCGATTATGTATATCCAAAGAACAACCTAACAATAGAAGCGGGTGTGAAAGGGATCTTCAGGGATTACAAAAGCGAATATAAATACTATGCGTATGATGAATCCAGCAAGGGATTTGAGTTGCAAGCAGATCTGTCAGACCTGTTCAACTACAATCAGACGGTACTCGCAGCTTACAATTCTTACATTTATAATGTGAAGAGCTGGAACTTCCAGGGAGGATTTAGAGTGGAGAAAACGAACATAGATGCGAATTTCCTTGGGGGTACAAAAAAGGTAAAGCAGGATTATGTCAGCTTCTTTCCGAATGTAAGTATTAATAAAGGATTTAAAAATAACCATAGTCTGAATGTGGGCTTTACCCAGCGAATGAAACGTCCGGGTATGAACCGACTAAATCCATTTGTGGATCGTCAGGACCCTGGTTTTGTTTTCACCGGCAATCCCGGGTTAAAACCAGTTATAGTCAATTCTGTGTCTGTGGGTTACAACATCCCCGGGAAGATTAACTTTACAGGCGGGGCAGATTACACCTGGCTGCGGAAAGTTGATCTCCCAATCACTACCTACGATTCATTGACAAATATTACCACCAGTACTTTTGCAAATACCGGTAATATAAAAGGGTTGAGTGCATTTGTATATGCGGCTTACAATGTTACCGGGCATTTTAGTACGAGTGTAAATGGGGATGTTATTTATTTTTGGATTGATGGGCTGGAGAATGGTACTATCATAAAGAATGAACTGCTAACTTATGCAGTTAACCTTACGCTGTCTTATAGTTTCAAGCATAGATGGCGTGCAAGGGCTGATGGGAATCTGCTCAGTAAAAATCCTACAGGATTCCAGGGTACATCAAATGGATTGCTGGCTACCTCATTTGGATTGAGCAAGGATTTATTGCATGGTAAGCTAACTATTGATGCTGGCATCAATAATCCATTTAATAAATATAGACAAAGCCGTACATATACTACCGGCACTAATTTTTATCAGACATCCAACAACAGGGTTTATTACCGGCTTGTAATGTTGACCGTAAATTACAATTTTGGTAAGATGACGGGTAATATTAAAAAGAGTAAAACGACCATTCGAAACAACGACCTGTCAAATGGTAAGGGGATGTAA
- a CDS encoding NAD-dependent epimerase/dehydratase family protein, with translation MKILVTGGYGFIGKDLIKLLLKDPDNVVICIDDLSGSGDLIVEEYISVKFRFIQVSTS, from the coding sequence ATGAAAATTCTGGTAACCGGGGGATACGGCTTTATAGGTAAGGATTTAATTAAGTTGCTATTAAAAGATCCCGATAATGTAGTTATCTGTATTGATGACCTAAGTGGTAGCGGTGATTTGATAGTAGAGGAGTATATAAGTGTTAAGTTCCGTTTTATCCAGGTGAGTACCTCTTGA
- a CDS encoding transcriptional repressor, protein MARNKNTTLAEMLLSDGGLKVTPTRKAILEIILRNGYSMTNKEINCSLKNKMSRSIIYRTLQLFVERRVLCISPLCGRSLQYCIALHNSSILHFQCEKCRTITVSDAGVLIPNTIQDGNIVRQVFYRVKGLCQNCC, encoded by the coding sequence ATGGCGAGGAATAAAAATACGACTTTAGCTGAAATGCTCCTGTCGGATGGTGGCTTAAAGGTTACTCCAACAAGAAAGGCTATCCTCGAAATTATCCTGAGGAATGGATATTCAATGACTAATAAGGAAATAAACTGTTCATTGAAAAATAAAATGAGCCGGTCTATTATTTACCGGACTTTGCAGCTGTTTGTAGAGCGGAGGGTACTTTGTATTTCCCCTTTGTGTGGCAGAAGTCTGCAATATTGTATCGCTTTGCATAATAGTAGTATCCTGCATTTTCAGTGCGAAAAATGCAGGACTATTACCGTTTCCGATGCTGGTGTACTGATTCCCAATACAATACAGGATGGAAATATCGTAAGACAGGTATTTTATAGGGTGAAGGGCCTTTGTCAGAACTGTTGCTAG